GGGGCCAGGGTCACGCCGCGCCCGCCCGATTCAGCACGAGCTGCACGGCGCCGATGGTGCGCTCCAGAAAGCCCCCCTCGCAGTACGAGAAATAGTAGTCCCAGAGCCGCAGCAGCCGCCGCGGGTAGCCGAGCGTCTCGAGCTTCGCCCGGTTGGCGGCGAGACGCTCCCGCCAGCGCCGCAGGGTCGGGGGATAGTGTTCCGTGATGTCGTGCCGGTCCGCGATCCGGAACGCGGTCGCGCGCGCCAGGCGTACCCGCAGATCGGCGAGGCACGGCAGGAACCCGCCCGGGAAGATGTGCCGCTGGATGACGTCGACCGAGCGCCGGTAGGCGTCGTAACGGTCGTCTGCGATGACGATCCCCTGCAGCAGCATCCGGCCGCCCGGCTTCGTCAGGACGTCGCACACCTGCAGGTAGCGGTCGAGAAACCGCTGTCCGACCGCCTCGATCATCTCCACCGACACCAGCTTGTCGAACCGCCGGCGCACGACGCGCGGCAGGTCGCGGTAGTCGGTGTCGAGCACCGTGACCCGCCCCTCGAGTCCGGCGCGCGACACGGCGGCGTGCGCGTGCCGGTACTGCTCGGCGGAGATCGTCGTCGTCGTGACGCGGCAGCCGTAGCGGGAAGCGGCGTGCAGCGCGAGGCTGCCCCAACCGGTCCCGATCTCGAGCAGGTCGTCGGCGGGAGACAGATTCAGCCGCCGGCAGATCAGATCGAGCTTGTGCCGCGAGGCTTCCTCCAGCGTGCAGGCGCGGCTCGGAAAGACCGCGCAGGAATAGGTCATGCTGGAATCGAGGAAGTGCGCGAAGAAATCGTTGCCGAGGTCGTAGTGCGCGGATACGTTCCGGCGACTCTGCAGCCGCCGGTTGCCGCGCAGCCGGTGCAGCGCGGTGTGCAAGGCAAGCGCCGCGCGCGACAGCCGGCCGTCCAGACCGGCCGCGGCGCGTTCGTTGCGGACGACGAGCCGGATCAGAGACGTGAGGTCGTCGGCCGACCACCAGCCCTC
This DNA window, taken from Acidobacteriota bacterium, encodes the following:
- a CDS encoding class I SAM-dependent methyltransferase codes for the protein HLPILPPRSPPPPPPRPPPGGRAAPPPPPGGGLPWPVARALGSFAGGRLDVIEGASRHTFGEPGSAPLAARVEIHDRRTWRALLLGGTIGAAEAYAEGWWSADDLTSLIRLVVRNERAAAGLDGRLSRAALALHTALHRLRGNRRLQSRRNVSAHYDLGNDFFAHFLDSSMTYSCAVFPSRACTLEEASRHKLDLICRRLNLSPADDLLEIGTGWGSLALHAASRYGCRVTTTTISAEQYRHAHAAVSRAGLEGRVTVLDTDYRDLPRVVRRRFDKLVSVEMIEAVGQRFLDRYLQVCDVLTKPGGRMLLQGIVIADDRYDAYRRSVDVIQRHIFPGGFLPCLADLRVRLARATAFRIADRHDITEHYPPTLRRWRERLAANRAKLETLGYPRRLLRLWDYYFSYCEGGFLERTIGAVQLVLNRAGAA